One Companilactobacillus heilongjiangensis genomic window, AGTAGAGTTAGTCATATATTGACCAGCTCTTTTTTTCTAGAATAGCAAAATATTTTAAGCGCAAAATATTTTAAGTTGAAAATGTGTTATAAAGGTTGCTTTAACATTTTTCGATTGAAAGACTAGGCTGGTCGTACTTGTTCTGGAAACGGAAATACTATAAATTATTAAAATACTGTTTCAAGTAAATTACTTTGACACACATAGTAATTGGTGATACATTATCTACATGGAAATAAAAGGTAGGTATGGATTATGAAACCATTAATTTCTAAAGATATAATTCGTGGACATACAGCTACGATTGTTTTAAACATTCTCAACCAAGGTGACAGCTATGGTTATGAAATTGCCAAGATGGTTAAAGAATTGAGCCACGATAAATATGAATTAAACGAAGCTACGCTTTACACGGTCTTTCGACGACTTGAGAAAAACGATGATATTGCCAGTTATTGGGGCGATGAAAGTCAGGGTGGTCGTCGTAAGTATTATCAAATAACGACTCAAGGCAAGCAGACGTTAGAAGATAATATTGAAGCTTGGAAATTTGCCAAAGATGTAATTGATGATTTGATTTTAGGAAGGATACAAGATCATGAGTGAAATGATAAATAGATTAGTAGATGAAAAGTTAACAAAAATTTTTGCGGATTATCCCGATAATGACGACTTACAAGAGTTACGAGAAGAGTTGGCATCTGATTTGATTGCCTCAGCAGAAGATAAAAAAACTGCCGATATGACGGATGAAGATGCGGTCACAGCAGCGTTTAAAGGATTTGGTGATATTGATGAAGTTATTGATCAAGTATTAGACGATAGCCACGATGAAGATGAAAGCAATCATTACCATAAAACAATTCATGAACATCATATTGATTTAGATGACAACGGTATCAGAATTGATAATGGAAAATTACTCAATATTGATGATGATGGAATTACCATTAATAATGGTAAAACTATCAGAATTAACTCTGATGGTGTTAAATTGGGCAACATGTTTATCAATGAAGATGGTATCAACTTTAATGGTCAGCAAACTAAGACTAAGGAAACATTCGATGATGTCAATGCAAAATTTAATGATGCTGATTACGATACCGAAGTACACGTTGAATCTTTGCCTTTAACCGATGAAAGTGAATTTTCACCAGTTGGAATTGAAAAGATCGATATTGATTATGAAGATGCCGATTTGAAGATTTTGCCAACTCGAAGTCACAAAATTGTGGTTCGTGAATATATGTCACGTACCAATCCTGATTATCAAGTTAAGACTGATATTGTCGATGATACCTTGGTCATTAAACAAGGTCGAATTCCTCATTTCTTGCCTTTAAAAATTAAAGTACAAGTTTTAATTCCTCAAGATTTCAATGGCAAAATGCGTGTTACGAACCGAAATGGTAGTTTATTACTCCAAGATTTGGATAGTGTCGATCAAGCATTAATTAATGTTCGCAGTGGGTTAGTTAATGCCAGAGATATTGATATAAATCAACTATTGATAAAGTCAACATCTGGAAAGACTGTCTTGGAAGATGTTACTGCCAAGGACTCACTATCGATTGACTCAAGAAGTGGCATTATTAGATTGGATGATGTGTTCAGTCCTGATTACAATATTGTAGCTAATAGTGGCACGATTAAGGGACTCGATCTTGGTGGGGCAGGTTCAATTACCGCTAAATCAGGGACGATTAAAATCGAATTTGATAAAATTACTGCAGATGTCAATGTTTCTAACAACAGTGGCACGATTAAGTTGATTATGCCTGAGCATGATTCTTATAATTTTAACCTTGAAGCTCATAGTGGATTGGTAAAAATGAGTCATGCAGCAAAACTAAAGCATGACGTTCAGAGCCTCAAAGAGGGTACAGTTGGAACGGATCCACAGTATAATTTAACTGTTAAAGCAAATTCCGGCACAATTAAAGTAAATTAAAAGAAACTGAGATGAAAATTAGAATTTCATCTCAGTTTTTTAGTTTGTTTTATTAGAAAGGATTTGTAAGACATTGGTCAGCCGATACATTGTGTGTTGCGGATCATGCAATTGATCAAAGGAGAGGTCCAATTCGGTGGAAGCTTGATTCAACTCTAACTCTAAGAAAAATGGTTTTCTCAGTCCTGGAAAAATGGACTGTTTAGCTGGTTTGATTGTTAAAATATCAGCCGTTGAATATTGCTGATTTTCTTCGTGAACTTGAAAACCTTTAATTTGAGAATAACTGATAAATTGAAATTCAGCCTGATCTGGGTGGAAAATAAGTTTTAATTTATCTCGGTAAGTATTCATTTTATAGTAAGAAATGCCATGCTTTTCTAGTTGCCAATGTCCAAATAATTTTGGCAAAAGAACTGGAAAATAAACGCAAAGTAGTAAAAACAAAACTATCAAAAATGATAATATGGATACTTTTATGTTAGCGATTAACCCAACGCTACCAGCCAAAAAGCTGACTAAAAAACTTACAATTATTGGACGATGATTGATCTTTTTTCCAAACTCGATCGTATCGATCATTCTAATATCTCCCTCTTGAATCTAATAATATTGTAATATTTTGCAACCGTTTACACAACTGATGTTAAAGGAAATTTTATTTAAAAATATTTCGCTATAAAGCATTGTAATAGTTTATTTTATCGTATATCCTGAGACTATATTATAAATATAGGAGGGTTGATTTAATGGAAAAGAAAGCAAAAAAATGGCAAATGCCATCCGCTTATACAATTTTGTTCTTCTTGATAATCGTTGTTGCAATTTTAACATGGATTATCCCCGCAGGTGAGTACGCAACTACCAAAGCGGGAAATATCATTGCAGGTACCTACAAGGCACGGGCAAGTAGTCCTCAAGGTATCTGGGATGTATTCTTAGCACCAATCAACGGGATGGTTGGTACTGATATAACTGAAGGTTCAATTTCAGTTTCACTCTTTATTTTGGTTATTGGTGGTTTCTTAGGGGTCGTCAATAAGACTAAAGCGTTGGACGACGGTATTAGTTCAACTGTTCGTAAGTATCAAGGTAAAGAAAAAGCACTTATCCCAATTTTAATGATCTTATTTGCAATCGGTGGCTCCACTTACGGTATGGGTGAAGAAACGATTGCTTTCTACCCAATTTTGATTCCAGTTATGATCAGTGTTGGTTATGACTCGATCACGGCGATTTCGTTAGCTTTGATTGGATCACAAGTTGGATGTTTGGCATCAACAGTTAATCCATTTGCGACAGGTGTTGCTTCACAAACAATCAATATTTCACCTGGTGACGGTTTGATTCCACGGTTTATTTTATTGATTATTGTAACCGGTATCAGTATCGTCTATGTAATGCATTACGCTGACAAAGTTAAGAAAGACCCTTCAAAGTCGGTTGTTTTTGAACGCCGTCAAAAAGATCTTGAAGAATTTAACATGGAAGATAGATCAGTTGGAGAAAAATTAACTAAGAAACAAAAGAGTGTTCTTTGGCTATTTGCCTTAACATTCGTTGTTATGATCACTAGTTTGATTCCTTGGTCAAGTTTGAATCCTGGTTGGACATTCTTCTACAGCTTTACAAAGTGGCTCACAAATATTCCATTCATTGGTGCTTTAATTGGTAAAGATTTGGCTCCACTAGGTACATGGTACTTTACAGAAATTACAACACTATTCTTTATGATGTCAGTTGTTATCATGTTTGTTTTCCGCATGAAGGAATCTGATTATATCAGTGCTTTCATGGGTGGTATGACAGAATTTATCAGTGTTGCTATTATCGTTGCTGTTGCTCGTGGTATTCAAGTTATCATGAACAATGGTTACATCACTGCTACAGTCTTGCATGCTGGTGAAACTGGTTTGCAAAATCTTTCTGCAGGTGTCTTCATCGTTCTAACATATATTTTCTACATTCCAATGTCATTCTTGATTCCTTCAACTTCCGGCCTTGCTGCTGCAACAATGGGAATCATGGGACCACTTGGTAAATTCTCTGGCGTTGATGGCTCACTTGTTATCACAGCTTATCAATCAGCTTCTGGACTAGTTAACTTGATCACACCAACTTCTGGTATCGTTATGGGTGCCTTGGCAATTGGTCACGTTGATATTGTTAAATGGTGGAAGTACATGTGGAAACTGGTTGCCATTCTGTTCGTGGTAATCGCAGTATTCTTAGTTATTTGTTCGATGTTTAAATAATATTTGGAAATAATTCTGGGGGTTTGAATAATGGAACAATTTATTACAGACGAAATTCAAGACGAAGCTATCAAGGACTTGGGTGAATTAGTTGGTATTGCCTCATTTAACAGTGAAGCAGAACCTAATGCACCATTTGGTAAGGGACCTAAAGCAGCACTTGATAAGACAATGGAATTAATGGACAAATTGGGCTTTAAGACTCACGAAGATCCAGATGGCTATTATGGCTATGCTGATATTGGTGAAGGTGATCAAACATTTGGTATCGTTGGTCACTTGGATGAAGTTCCAGCTGGAAATTTGGAAGCTTGGGATGTAGAACCATACAAACTAACTATCAAAGATGGTAAGTTGTATGGACGTGGTACTCAAGATGATAAAGGACCTACTATTTCAGCAATTTATGCTATCAAATCCATTTTGGATAAAGGTTATAAATTTAACAAAAAGATTCGTGTAATCTTTGGTACTGACGAAGAAATTCTTTGGAGATGTTTGGCTGAATATAACAAGAAGGAAGACCCAATCGACATGGGTATTGCTCCTGATGCTGAATTCCCATTGATTTATGCTGAAAAAGGTTTACAACAATCATATTTAACTGGCCCTGGCTCAACTGAATTGAATCTTGATCTTGAGAATGCGTTCAACGCTGTTCCTGGTAAAGCTATTTATGATGGTCCAAAGCAGGCTGAAGTATTTGCTGCCTTACAAGCTCACAATTTCGATGCTGATCAAAAAGATGGCGAAATTGAAGTTCACGGTAAGTCAGTTCACGCTATGAACGCTCCAGAAGGTACTAATGCTGTTGTCAGATTAGCTATTGCTTTGGCTGACGTATTCCCAGACATTGCCGTTTTGAAATTCTTGAAGGCTTTTGGCGAAGATGCTAATGCTACTAACTTGTTGGGCGATGTTTCTGATGATGTATCTGGTAAGTTGACTTTCAATATTTCAAGTTTGAAGATCACACCAGAAGAGTCAAGAATGCAAATTGATATGCGTATTCCTGTAAAGATTGACCACGATGAATTAATACAACAAGTTTCCGATGCAGTTGCTAAGTTTGATATGAAGTATGAAAACTTTGATTACGTAGCACCATTATACGTTCCAACTGACAGTGAACTTGTTAAAACTTTGATGCAGACATATCAAGATTTAACAGGCGATACTAAATCACAACCAGCAATTTCAGGCGGTGCTACATTTGCTAGAACAATGCACAACTGTGTTGCTTTTGGTGGGATGTTACCAACAACTCCTGATTTCATGCACCAAGCTAATGAAAACTGGAGCAAGGCTGATATGAGAAAAGCTATGGAAATTTTTGCTGAAGCTATCTATCGTCTTTGCGTATAAGATTTCAATAATTAATGAAAATAGGGCTGAGGTCCTATTTTTTTTGTTCTTTTTTAAACTTGGCCGTCTCCAGCGCTGAGAACATTTACCTGCTATGCGGACCGGCCCGAGCCAAGAGGCGGTCTCGAGCCTCGGTTTGAAGCCTTACCAAAGACCGGTAAGTCTCCAAACACGCCCGGTGGTGTAACGGCTGAAGCCGTAACGCCACACCCACAGCGGGTAAATATTCTCAGCGCTTCCGACTATTTTTACTTTGAAATAATCTTATCTATTATTGATTGATTATTGATATTAAATTTAGCTTTACATAAAAAGAAACTTATTTCCTTATTCTCAAGACTAAAAGTTTGTTTTATATTTCAAAATTCGGTAGCGTAACAGTGAAGGAATTAATACGAACATATTTGTCTTTGGTAAATTTAATTGTTACTTTTGACAGATATAAAAGATGTTCAGAGTTTATTAGTTTACTTAGGACATTTCATTTGATTCAATAATAAGATATTTGTTTTACTTGGAATAAGCATAATTATTATTTGATTCGAAAAATAAATTATTAATATTAATTTAGAGATAAATTAGTCGGAAGAGCTGAGAGTATTCACTAGCTCTGGAGATGGCAGTTTTTAAATACATTTGAGGTGTAGAAACATGTTTGACTTTAATACGCAACCACGCAAATTTAGTTTTCAAGGCGAAATAACGGTGCCGGGTGATAAAAGTATTGCTCATCGGGCTATTATTTTTGGTGCGTTAGCTAATGGGGTAACTCAAATTAGTAATTTTATGTATGCTGATGATTTAGCGGTAACCGTTCGAGTTTTTCGTGAATTGGGCGCTAAAATTCATACCGAAATTAGCAATAAAGATATGATTATTAAGGGAATTAATCATCAATTAAAGCCTTTGGATCATCCGATTCAGATTGACAATGTCGGGACGTTGCGAAGTCTGTTGTATGGTGTTTTAGCCAGCAGTCCCAACCAATATGAAGTAATTGGTGGAGATTATCTTCAAAAACGGCCTACAAGCCATTTAGTAAACCTTTTACAGGAGATGGGGGCCAGTTACCAAGCAACGACTAAAAACGCTTTACCGATGAAAATAACTGGTAGTAATGACTTACAAGGAATTACTTATCATCAAGATATTTCTAATGCTCAAATTAAGAGCAGCTTGGTTTTAGCTGGTATTTATGCCAACAGTGATACGCGAATTATCCGTAAATTACCAACTAGAAATCATACCGAGGTATTAGCAAATTATTTTGGGGCTGACGTTGATGTTAAACCGGATATTATCGTAG contains:
- a CDS encoding PadR family transcriptional regulator codes for the protein MKPLISKDIIRGHTATIVLNILNQGDSYGYEIAKMVKELSHDKYELNEATLYTVFRRLEKNDDIASYWGDESQGGRRKYYQITTQGKQTLEDNIEAWKFAKDVIDDLILGRIQDHE
- the aroA gene encoding 3-phosphoshikimate 1-carboxyvinyltransferase, giving the protein MFDFNTQPRKFSFQGEITVPGDKSIAHRAIIFGALANGVTQISNFMYADDLAVTVRVFRELGAKIHTEISNKDMIIKGINHQLKPLDHPIQIDNVGTLRSLLYGVLASSPNQYEVIGGDYLQKRPTSHLVNLLQEMGASYQATTKNALPMKITGSNDLQGITYHQDISNAQIKSSLVLAGIYANSDTRIIRKLPTRNHTEVLANYFGADVDVKPDIIVVHPNHGQLEGQSLTVPGDFSSAAMYIVGALLSEGSEITLPRVGLNTTRIGLLNVAKQMGAHIFLNQHSINSVEPFGDLIIKSQKLHGTTISAQQVPFIIDEIPLIALMASQAKGQTVIDGIHDVYLQISDRLINMRTELAKLGIIMQVHEDQIVIDGDQEIKVKDDVDSHNDHRIAMMLCIASILTDTPFKIKNIEAIDVSYPGFIADLNKVLVAK
- a CDS encoding YfcC family protein, whose protein sequence is MEKKAKKWQMPSAYTILFFLIIVVAILTWIIPAGEYATTKAGNIIAGTYKARASSPQGIWDVFLAPINGMVGTDITEGSISVSLFILVIGGFLGVVNKTKALDDGISSTVRKYQGKEKALIPILMILFAIGGSTYGMGEETIAFYPILIPVMISVGYDSITAISLALIGSQVGCLASTVNPFATGVASQTINISPGDGLIPRFILLIIVTGISIVYVMHYADKVKKDPSKSVVFERRQKDLEEFNMEDRSVGEKLTKKQKSVLWLFALTFVVMITSLIPWSSLNPGWTFFYSFTKWLTNIPFIGALIGKDLAPLGTWYFTEITTLFFMMSVVIMFVFRMKESDYISAFMGGMTEFISVAIIVAVARGIQVIMNNGYITATVLHAGETGLQNLSAGVFIVLTYIFYIPMSFLIPSTSGLAAATMGIMGPLGKFSGVDGSLVITAYQSASGLVNLITPTSGIVMGALAIGHVDIVKWWKYMWKLVAILFVVIAVFLVICSMFK
- a CDS encoding DUF4097 family beta strand repeat-containing protein, translating into MSEMINRLVDEKLTKIFADYPDNDDLQELREELASDLIASAEDKKTADMTDEDAVTAAFKGFGDIDEVIDQVLDDSHDEDESNHYHKTIHEHHIDLDDNGIRIDNGKLLNIDDDGITINNGKTIRINSDGVKLGNMFINEDGINFNGQQTKTKETFDDVNAKFNDADYDTEVHVESLPLTDESEFSPVGIEKIDIDYEDADLKILPTRSHKIVVREYMSRTNPDYQVKTDIVDDTLVIKQGRIPHFLPLKIKVQVLIPQDFNGKMRVTNRNGSLLLQDLDSVDQALINVRSGLVNARDIDINQLLIKSTSGKTVLEDVTAKDSLSIDSRSGIIRLDDVFSPDYNIVANSGTIKGLDLGGAGSITAKSGTIKIEFDKITADVNVSNNSGTIKLIMPEHDSYNFNLEAHSGLVKMSHAAKLKHDVQSLKEGTVGTDPQYNLTVKANSGTIKVN
- a CDS encoding M20 family metallopeptidase, with amino-acid sequence MEQFITDEIQDEAIKDLGELVGIASFNSEAEPNAPFGKGPKAALDKTMELMDKLGFKTHEDPDGYYGYADIGEGDQTFGIVGHLDEVPAGNLEAWDVEPYKLTIKDGKLYGRGTQDDKGPTISAIYAIKSILDKGYKFNKKIRVIFGTDEEILWRCLAEYNKKEDPIDMGIAPDAEFPLIYAEKGLQQSYLTGPGSTELNLDLENAFNAVPGKAIYDGPKQAEVFAALQAHNFDADQKDGEIEVHGKSVHAMNAPEGTNAVVRLAIALADVFPDIAVLKFLKAFGEDANATNLLGDVSDDVSGKLTFNISSLKITPEESRMQIDMRIPVKIDHDELIQQVSDAVAKFDMKYENFDYVAPLYVPTDSELVKTLMQTYQDLTGDTKSQPAISGGATFARTMHNCVAFGGMLPTTPDFMHQANENWSKADMRKAMEIFAEAIYRLCV